In one Geotoga petraea genomic region, the following are encoded:
- a CDS encoding methyl-accepting chemotaxis protein encodes MKISQKYLVTFLPILIVVVILFIFVSQSISSNSLETSYTEGFEATISLKKQLLTNYFKDYERSTKIIAQDQNIVYFLESETDTFEDDTEKVREVLKKYYIEMNPHQQNNEMISIKEVPESNEDPDASYIYSYDFMHESFHNYFINLANNYGYEDLLLIDNSYNVIYSINKTGEFTMNVEESMKDTPIYTLVQAIETKSSTQTHFHDFEKYQYSNEPYAYSGTAVYQMDQKIGYLILKIGNDKFNELMLDNTGMGETGETYIVNNGNLMVSNSRFLEEGFLNKKIETKQVNEALNGLEGNLISENYNSEKVLTVYSPFNYKEIEWALIGEKSYKEVNQPVRNLINLLLIIGAITFIVSITIVLIASNRIVKPLYELVKKINEFGKGNLKVKFNPKGKDEIAEITKSLKEMSGNLNKSISSIFKISNILKSSSIDLKNYSEESNEISNKLMDKVSVISENAEDTSSSVEEINASVEELSSSAQNVSSTANLLSESAQNTSDSAGRGRTKMQSIKEMIENAVENSRETKTKANELSEKAKNIENIIESIDQITEQTNLLALNAAIEAARAGEAGKGFAVVADEIRKLAVESKNATDKIADILKDLTLSSDEVNDYTERTSGIVEKISNFNVEVSQQFEDIFDKVNDINSKIENMTATSQEQSASTEEMSSAIDRISKTVSEIAQKINDSFEDIKQQNDSSEKIRNYSKELEKLSEDLQENINKFEI; translated from the coding sequence ATGAAAATTTCTCAAAAGTATTTGGTAACTTTTTTACCCATACTTATAGTAGTAGTTATATTATTTATTTTTGTTTCGCAAAGCATTAGTTCTAATTCTTTAGAAACCAGTTATACAGAGGGGTTTGAAGCGACCATATCCCTCAAAAAGCAGCTGCTAACAAATTATTTCAAAGATTATGAAAGATCCACAAAAATCATTGCTCAAGATCAAAATATAGTTTATTTTCTTGAAAGTGAAACAGATACATTTGAAGATGATACGGAAAAAGTTAGAGAAGTATTGAAAAAGTATTATATAGAAATGAATCCTCATCAACAAAATAATGAAATGATTTCTATTAAAGAAGTCCCAGAAAGCAACGAAGACCCAGATGCAAGTTATATATATTCATATGATTTTATGCACGAAAGTTTCCATAATTATTTTATTAATTTGGCCAATAATTACGGATACGAAGATCTGTTATTGATAGATAATAGTTACAACGTTATTTACTCAATTAATAAAACTGGTGAATTCACCATGAATGTTGAAGAATCTATGAAGGATACCCCCATATATACGTTAGTCCAAGCAATAGAAACTAAATCAAGCACTCAAACACATTTTCATGATTTTGAAAAATATCAATATTCTAATGAACCTTATGCATACTCTGGTACAGCTGTTTATCAAATGGATCAAAAGATTGGCTATTTAATTTTAAAAATTGGTAATGATAAGTTCAATGAACTTATGTTGGATAATACAGGAATGGGAGAAACGGGAGAAACATATATAGTAAACAATGGAAATCTAATGGTTAGTAATTCTAGATTTTTAGAAGAAGGATTTTTAAATAAAAAAATAGAAACCAAACAAGTTAATGAAGCTTTAAATGGTTTAGAGGGAAATCTAATAAGCGAAAATTATAATTCAGAAAAAGTATTAACAGTTTATTCTCCGTTCAATTACAAAGAAATTGAATGGGCCTTGATTGGTGAAAAATCTTATAAAGAAGTAAATCAGCCTGTGCGCAATTTAATAAACCTTTTACTCATTATAGGTGCGATAACTTTTATTGTTTCAATAACAATAGTATTAATAGCTTCAAATAGGATAGTAAAACCTCTATACGAATTGGTGAAAAAAATAAATGAATTTGGTAAAGGAAATTTAAAAGTCAAATTCAATCCAAAAGGGAAAGATGAAATAGCTGAAATCACAAAATCATTAAAAGAAATGTCTGGAAATTTAAACAAATCTATTTCTTCAATTTTCAAGATTTCAAACATATTGAAAAGTTCTTCTATTGATCTTAAGAATTATAGTGAAGAATCAAACGAAATCTCTAATAAATTAATGGATAAAGTTAGTGTAATTAGCGAAAATGCAGAAGACACTTCTTCTTCTGTTGAAGAAATAAATGCAAGTGTTGAAGAACTATCTTCGTCTGCTCAAAATGTATCTTCTACAGCTAATTTACTGTCTGAATCTGCACAAAACACGTCTGATTCAGCTGGACGTGGAAGAACAAAAATGCAATCTATAAAAGAAATGATAGAAAACGCAGTTGAAAATTCTCGAGAGACAAAAACAAAAGCAAACGAATTATCTGAAAAGGCAAAAAATATAGAAAATATTATAGAATCAATAGACCAAATAACAGAACAAACCAACTTATTAGCACTGAATGCTGCTATAGAAGCTGCAAGGGCGGGAGAAGCCGGAAAAGGTTTTGCTGTAGTAGCAGATGAAATAAGAAAGTTAGCAGTTGAGAGTAAAAATGCAACAGATAAAATTGCTGATATTCTAAAAGATCTCACATTAAGCAGTGACGAAGTTAACGATTATACTGAGAGAACATCTGGTATAGTTGAAAAAATATCCAATTTCAACGTAGAAGTATCACAACAGTTTGAAGATATTTTTGACAAGGTTAATGATATTAATTCAAAAATAGAGAACATGACAGCAACTTCTCAAGAACAAAGTGCCAGTACTGAAGAAATGAGTTCTGCGATTGATAGAATATCTAAAACCGTAAGCGAAATAGCACAAAAAATAAACGATTCTTTTGAAGACATTAAACAACAAAACGACAGTTCAGAAAAAATAAGAAATTATTCAAAAGAGTTGGAAAAGTTATCTGAAGATTTACAAGAAAACATAAATAAATTTGAAATATAA